The following nucleotide sequence is from Actinomycetes bacterium.
GGCCGGCAAGATCATCGGGATCGGGCTGGTCGGGCTGTTGCAGCTGTTCATCATCGGCGGGATCGGCCTGGTGGTGGCCCTGGCCTTCGACCGGATCGTGCTGCCGCCCGGCGCGGCCGGGACGATCGGGCTGATCCTCGTCTGGTTCATCCTCGGCTACGCCTTCTACAGCTGCCTGTTCGCCGTGGCCGGGGCGATCGTGTCCCGCCAGGAGGAGCTGCAGAACACGGTGACGCCGCTCAACCTCGTGCTGGTCGCCTCGTTCTTCCTGGCCTTCTCGGCCCTGCAGAACCCCGACGGGACGCTCGCCCAGGTGGCGTCGTACCTGCCGCCGGTGGCGCCGCTGGTCATGCCGCCCCTGGTGGCCGGCGGGACCGTGCCCGCCTGGGAGGTCGCCCTGTCGGTGCTGATCACGCTGGCCACGATCGTCGCCCTGGTGCCGCTGGCCGGGCGGATCTACTCGGGCGCGGTCCTGCGCACCGGCGCAAGGGTGAAGCTGGGCGCCGCCTGGGCGGCCGGGCGCCGGTGACGGCCAGGGAGGCGTTACCCTCGTAGGGTGGAGCCGACCGAGCAGGGGCGTGGCGCGTGGTCATCCTGAAGTCCCGCGACGAGATCGACACGATGCGAGCGGCTGGCCGGGTGGTCGCCCGGACGATCGAGCGGGTGCGGGCCGCCGTGCGTCCCGGCGTGACCCTGCGCGAGCTGGACCGGCTGGCCGAGCGGACCATCCGGGCCGCCGGCGCGACCCCGTCGTTCCTCGGCTACACACCACACTTCGCGCGCACCCCGTTCCCGGGCTCGCTCTGCCTCTCCCCCAACGACATGATCGTCCACGGCATCCCCGACGGCACCCGGCTGCGTGACGGCGACCTGCTGTCGATCGACTGCGGCGCCGCCGTCCACGGCTACCACGGCGATGCCGCCGTCACGGTCCCGGTCGGCCAGGTCGACGAGGCAGCCCGCCGGCTGTTGGAGACGACCGAGCGTGCGCTCTGGGCCGGGATCGAGGCGGCCCGGGCCGGCAACCGGCTCTCCGACATCAGCCACGCGGTCGGGCGGGTCGGCCACGCCGGCGGCTACGGGATCGTGCCCGACTTCGGCGGCCACGGGATCGGCCGGGTCATGCACGAGGAGCCGTCGGTGCTCAACGACGGCCGGCCCGGGCGCGGGCTGCGGCTCCGCGAGGGGCTGGTGCTCGCAATCGAGCCGATGTTCAACGAGGGCGACGGCGCCTACGACGTCAAGCCGGACGGCTGGGCCCTGGTCACCCGCGACGGCTCCCGCTCGGCCCACTTCGAGCACACCGTCGCCATCGCCGCCGACGGCCCCGAGGTCCTGACCCTGCCGTGACAGGCCGGAACACGATCTGTCGAGAATGCTCGCCGGGGCCACAACGGAGTGACGTCTTCTCGTCGTCGACCTCGACGCGCGTCCGACCTATGACAGCACGCCACACCGTAGCGCGGGCGCGGGGTCCACAAGGTCACCTGCTGGCCACCAGGGTGGAGAGGGGGGCGTACTGGACCAGCAGGCCGGGGAGGATGCCGAGCACGATCACGCCGGCGACGGAGAGGGCGATCGACAGGCCGAGGAGCGGGGAGGGGGACGGGACGCCGGCGGCGACCGCCTCCTCGAGGGGTGGCGACAGCCACATGCGGCCGATCACGGCCAGGTAGTAGAAGAACGCGACCACGGTCATGACCGCCATGAACACGGCGAGCACCGTGAGGCTGGTCTGGCCGGCGCCGAGCGCGGACTGGAACACCACGAACTTGGCGTACCAGCCGGCAAAGGGCGGCCAGCCGGCCAGGGAGAGCAGGAACAGCGTCATGGCCACGGCCAGGCCGGGCGAGCGGCGGCCGAGCCCGTTGTAGTCGGCCAGCAGGTTCGCCGGCTGGCGCTGGCTGATCAGGGTGACCACCGCGAACGCGCCCAGGTTGGTGACCCCGTAGTAGAGCAGGTAGATGAGCACGGCCTGGAACGCCTTGGAGCGCGCGTCCGGGGCGCCCGAGTTCCCGACCGCGAACGGCACCAGCATGTAGCCGGCCTGGGCCACCGACGAGTAGGCGAGCAGGCGGACGATGTTGGTCTGGGCCAGGGCGACCACGTTGCCGATGAGCATGGTGAGCGCGGCCAGCACCGCGAACGCGGGCGCCCAGTACCTGGCGTAGGAGGGGAAGGCCACGAAGGTGACCTGGAGCAGGCCGGCGAAGCCGGCCGCCTTGGAGGCCACCGAGAGGTAGGCGGCCACCGGCACCGGCGAGCCCTCGTAGGTGTCGGGCGCCCAGAAGTGGAACGGGGCGGCCGACACCTTGAACGCGAAGCCGGTCACGACCAGGAAGACGCTCATGACCGCGGCCGGCTCGCCGCCGACCGCCTGCAGCCTGGCCGCGATCTCGCCGAGCCGGAGGGAGCCGGTGAAGCCGTAGACCAGGCTCATCCCGAACAGCATCACGGCGGTGGAGAGCACGCCGACGAGCAGGAACTTCAGCGCCCCCTCGTTGGAGCGGGCGTCGCCCTTGCGGAACCCGGCCGCGATGAAGCCGGTTGCCGAGACGATCTCCAGCGACAGGAACAGCATGAGCAGGTCGCGCGAGGACGGCATGAGCAGCATGCCGACGAAGCTGGACAGGACCAGGAAGTAGAACTCCCCCTGGTAGGAGGTGCCGGCGCTGACGTACCGGGTGCTCATGAAGAGGACGAGCAGGAGCGAGCCGAGGAACAGGGCCTTGAACAGCAGGGCGTAGTTGTCGACCACGAACGACCCGCCGAACGTGACCCGGGTCCCGCCGGGGGCCAGGCTGGCCAGGGCGCCGGCGGCGGCCAGGGTGCCGGCGATGGCCAGGTAGTTGGCGACCACCTTGGCGCGCTCGACGAACAGGTCCACGACGAGCACCAGGAGCGCCGTGCCGGCGAGCACCAGCTCGGGCAGGATGGCGTGGAAGTCGATGCGCACCTGGGCTCCTCCTTGGTTGATCGGGGGGCTACCGCTGCGCTGCCTGAGCCCCCCGAACCCCCCTTATCTGAACAGGTTGGCGAACCAGCCGGTGACGGCCGGGTTGGTGACGCCGAGCACGAGCCTCGGGGCGAACCCGAGGGCGACGATCAGCAGGACCAGCGGCACCCAGGCGGTGTACTCGACGGCGGCGACGTCGCCGAGCTGCTTGCCGCTCCAGCGGTCGGGCACCCGGCCCAGGTTGACCCGCTGCAGCAGCCACAGGAAGTAGCCGGCGGTGAGCAGGGTCCCGATCATGCCGACCACCGCCAGGGTGCGGAACAGGGGCACCGACAGCCCGGGCGCCGGGTTCCAGGCGGCCAGCACGGCGAGTATCTCGCCCCAGAAGCCGGCCAGCCCGGGCAGGCCGAGCGAGGCGATGCACGACAGCGTGAAGATGCCGGCCCACCGGGGCAGCTTGCTCGCGACCCCGCCGCCGATCTC
It contains:
- a CDS encoding ABC transporter permease, with the protein product MEVLLAAVRPVQLLAGKIIGIGLVGLLQLFIIGGIGLVVALAFDRIVLPPGAAGTIGLILVWFILGYAFYSCLFAVAGAIVSRQEELQNTVTPLNLVLVASFFLAFSALQNPDGTLAQVASYLPPVAPLVMPPLVAGGTVPAWEVALSVLITLATIVALVPLAGRIYSGAVLRTGARVKLGAAWAAGRR
- the map gene encoding type I methionyl aminopeptidase, with amino-acid sequence MVILKSRDEIDTMRAAGRVVARTIERVRAAVRPGVTLRELDRLAERTIRAAGATPSFLGYTPHFARTPFPGSLCLSPNDMIVHGIPDGTRLRDGDLLSIDCGAAVHGYHGDAAVTVPVGQVDEAARRLLETTERALWAGIEAARAGNRLSDISHAVGRVGHAGGYGIVPDFGGHGIGRVMHEEPSVLNDGRPGRGLRLREGLVLAIEPMFNEGDGAYDVKPDGWALVTRDGSRSAHFEHTVAIAADGPEVLTLP
- a CDS encoding NADH-quinone oxidoreductase subunit N, whose protein sequence is MRIDFHAILPELVLAGTALLVLVVDLFVERAKVVANYLAIAGTLAAAGALASLAPGGTRVTFGGSFVVDNYALLFKALFLGSLLLVLFMSTRYVSAGTSYQGEFYFLVLSSFVGMLLMPSSRDLLMLFLSLEIVSATGFIAAGFRKGDARSNEGALKFLLVGVLSTAVMLFGMSLVYGFTGSLRLGEIAARLQAVGGEPAAVMSVFLVVTGFAFKVSAAPFHFWAPDTYEGSPVPVAAYLSVASKAAGFAGLLQVTFVAFPSYARYWAPAFAVLAALTMLIGNVVALAQTNIVRLLAYSSVAQAGYMLVPFAVGNSGAPDARSKAFQAVLIYLLYYGVTNLGAFAVVTLISQRQPANLLADYNGLGRRSPGLAVAMTLFLLSLAGWPPFAGWYAKFVVFQSALGAGQTSLTVLAVFMAVMTVVAFFYYLAVIGRMWLSPPLEEAVAAGVPSPSPLLGLSIALSVAGVIVLGILPGLLVQYAPLSTLVASR